One part of the Bacteroidia bacterium genome encodes these proteins:
- a CDS encoding rhomboid family intramembrane serine protease, producing the protein MAKEKQQLIQSIRFPAYLLGFLWLIHSVQALRGWQWSFLGVFPRETSGLIGILTGPLIHGSWEHLINNSLPVLILGAGIFYFFRNISWQVLIVSWISPGFATWIAARPSFHIGISGVIYSLAFFVFFSGIFRKDVRSMTLSLLVAFWYGSMIWGVFPGKEGISWEGHLFGAITGIALAFYYRKAGPPKKKYSWEDEPESSPYDIIEPWNYKENMPPPEGFSYPE; encoded by the coding sequence TTGGCGAAGGAAAAACAACAATTAATTCAAAGCATCCGCTTTCCTGCTTACCTGCTCGGCTTCCTCTGGTTGATCCATAGTGTCCAGGCCCTTAGAGGCTGGCAATGGAGTTTCCTGGGAGTTTTCCCCAGAGAGACCTCCGGCCTGATTGGTATACTTACAGGGCCCCTGATTCATGGGAGTTGGGAGCATTTGATCAACAATTCACTTCCTGTTCTGATTTTAGGCGCCGGTATCTTCTATTTTTTCCGAAACATTTCCTGGCAAGTATTAATTGTCTCCTGGATCAGTCCGGGTTTCGCGACCTGGATTGCAGCCCGTCCTTCCTTTCATATTGGGATTAGTGGGGTTATTTATTCGCTCGCCTTTTTCGTCTTTTTTAGTGGGATATTTCGCAAGGATGTACGCTCCATGACCCTGAGCTTGCTAGTGGCTTTTTGGTATGGCAGCATGATTTGGGGGGTATTTCCCGGAAAAGAAGGTATATCATGGGAAGGCCATTTATTTGGAGCTATTACCGGTATCGCGCTGGCTTTTTATTACCGAAAAGCCGGACCTCCCAAGAAGAAATACAGCTGGGAAGACGAGCCAGAGTCCTCTCCTTATGACATCATTGAGCCCTGGAACTATAAAGAAAACATGCCTCCTCCTGAAGGCTTTAGCTATCCGGAGTAA
- a CDS encoding ABC transporter ATP-binding protein, with protein sequence MEPQEILKISSLRTAFKVDKAWNQVVKGLDFSLKKGKTLGIVGESGSGKSITSLSIMGLLPAGGKIEDGEIFFRSAQQGQVNLLNLKGEDMRRIRGKEIAMIFQEPMSSLNPVIKCGKQIVEALRLHLQMSKEEARAKTLDLFRQVELPRVEDMFESYPHQLSGGQLQRVMIAMAISCEPKVLIADEPTTALDVTVQKSILSLLEDLQAKNQMSIIFITHDLGVVAEIADDVLVMKGGRKMEYGSVTQIFEDPQSPYTKGLLACRPQMDQLMKRLPTLEEYEAGDFDPATYESTKEVFYERQQDLQQADPILKVEGLKKYYGKKAKSWFSKSKEEVKAVDEVSFEVFPGETLGLVGESGCGKTSLGRTILKLLEPTAGKIQYDGREIQDLTEKDLRPLRKEIQIIFQDPYSSLNPRIPIGRAIQEPMKVHGIGSSDADRKERVMLLLEKVGLNREHYNRYPHAFSGGQRQRICIARTLAVSPKFVICDESVSALDVSIQAQVLNLLKDLQEEMGLTYIFISHDLSVVKFMSDRILVMKEGKIVEAEDAEKLYSDPQTEYTRSLIEAVPEGSMDSLKAALQRRETKREKMEAN encoded by the coding sequence ATGGAGCCACAGGAAATTTTAAAGATTAGTTCTCTTAGGACTGCATTTAAGGTGGACAAAGCCTGGAATCAGGTCGTAAAAGGACTGGACTTTAGCCTGAAAAAAGGAAAGACCCTGGGTATAGTAGGAGAGTCGGGAAGTGGAAAGTCCATTACATCCTTATCCATCATGGGACTTTTGCCGGCAGGAGGCAAGATAGAGGATGGCGAAATTTTCTTTAGGTCTGCTCAGCAAGGACAGGTCAATCTCCTGAATTTGAAAGGAGAAGATATGAGGAGGATCAGGGGCAAAGAAATCGCTATGATCTTTCAGGAACCTATGAGTTCCCTCAATCCGGTTATTAAATGCGGCAAGCAGATTGTAGAAGCGCTCAGGCTGCATTTACAGATGTCCAAAGAAGAAGCCAGAGCCAAAACCCTGGATCTTTTTCGACAAGTAGAATTGCCCCGTGTAGAGGATATGTTCGAGTCCTATCCCCACCAGCTATCCGGAGGACAGTTACAGCGGGTGATGATAGCGATGGCTATCAGTTGTGAACCGAAAGTCTTGATTGCAGACGAACCAACTACTGCGCTTGATGTAACCGTTCAGAAAAGCATCTTGAGTTTGTTGGAGGATTTGCAGGCGAAAAATCAGATGTCTATCATTTTCATTACCCATGACCTGGGAGTGGTAGCTGAAATTGCCGATGATGTGTTGGTAATGAAAGGAGGGAGGAAAATGGAGTATGGCTCAGTTACGCAAATTTTTGAAGATCCGCAGTCACCTTATACCAAAGGACTACTGGCTTGTCGCCCTCAGATGGATCAGTTGATGAAGCGTCTTCCAACTTTGGAAGAGTATGAAGCAGGGGATTTTGATCCTGCGACTTATGAGTCTACGAAGGAGGTTTTTTACGAAAGGCAGCAAGATTTGCAACAGGCTGATCCGATCCTGAAAGTTGAAGGCCTTAAGAAGTATTATGGAAAAAAGGCAAAATCCTGGTTTTCCAAAAGCAAAGAGGAAGTAAAAGCCGTTGATGAAGTGTCATTTGAGGTGTTTCCGGGAGAAACCCTGGGATTGGTAGGAGAGTCGGGTTGTGGAAAGACCAGCCTTGGCAGAACTATTTTGAAATTGCTGGAGCCTACAGCTGGTAAGATTCAGTATGACGGAAGAGAAATTCAGGACCTCACAGAGAAAGATCTTCGTCCCCTTCGCAAAGAAATACAAATCATTTTTCAGGATCCCTATAGCTCTCTAAACCCTCGTATTCCTATTGGTAGGGCTATTCAGGAACCTATGAAAGTTCATGGAATCGGTAGCAGTGATGCAGATAGGAAAGAAAGAGTCATGTTACTCCTGGAAAAAGTGGGTCTGAATCGAGAGCATTACAATCGATATCCACACGCTTTTTCCGGCGGACAAAGACAAAGAATTTGCATAGCGAGAACCCTGGCGGTCTCTCCTAAATTTGTGATTTGCGATGAATCTGTTTCAGCTTTGGATGTATCCATTCAAGCACAAGTATTGAATCTCCTTAAAGACTTGCAGGAAGAAATGGGCTTGACCTATATTTTCATTTCGCATGACCTGAGTGTGGTGAAGTTTATGAGTGATCGGATTTTGGTGATGAAAGAAGGGAAAATCGTAGAAGCAGAAGATGCTGAGAAACTGTATAGCGATCCTCAAACCGAATATACCCGAAGCTTGATTGAAGCCGTGCCCGAGGGGAGTATGGATAGTTTAAAGGCAGCCCTTCAAAGACGTGAGACAAAACGGGAGAAAATGGAAGCAAATTGA
- a CDS encoding O-acetylhomoserine aminocarboxypropyltransferase/cysteine synthase, with protein MSNYRFETLQLHAGQEEVEATTRSRAVPIYQTTSYTFRDSDHAAKLFALQEFGNIYTRIMNPTTDVFEKRIAALEGGVMAVATASGQSAQFLALNNIVEAGQNFVSSSHLYGGSYNQFKVAFKRLGIDVRFADGVNVASYEPLIDENTRAIYLETIGNPEFSVPDFEAFAALGQKHGIPVVVDNTFGAGGYLCNPIKHGVNVVTHSATKWIGGHGTSIGGVIVDGGNFDYGSGKFKQFTEPSEGYHGMVFNDVFGPGNPLGLPNVAYAIRARVEGLRDFGAALSPFNSFLLLQGLETLSLRVQRTVDNALELAKWFDAHPKVKSVKYAGLESHGSHAAAQKYLNNGFGGVFSVELEGNRETTVDFVNSLKLVSHLANVGDAKTLIIHPASTTHQQLSDAEQLASGVSPTGLRISAGIEHVEDLKEDFQQAFASIGAPQAV; from the coding sequence ATGAGTAATTATCGTTTTGAAACTCTCCAATTGCATGCCGGACAGGAAGAAGTAGAAGCTACTACCCGATCCAGAGCTGTGCCCATTTACCAAACTACCTCTTATACCTTTAGAGATAGTGATCATGCCGCCAAACTCTTTGCATTGCAGGAATTTGGAAACATTTATACCCGTATCATGAACCCGACTACGGATGTATTTGAAAAAAGAATCGCTGCCCTTGAAGGAGGAGTCATGGCTGTAGCTACTGCGTCCGGCCAATCTGCCCAATTCCTTGCCCTGAATAATATCGTTGAAGCCGGTCAGAATTTTGTCAGCAGTTCTCACCTTTATGGTGGTTCATACAATCAATTCAAAGTTGCTTTCAAGAGACTCGGTATTGATGTTCGTTTCGCAGATGGGGTAAATGTAGCCAGCTACGAACCCCTGATTGATGAAAATACACGTGCTATCTATCTGGAAACAATCGGTAATCCCGAGTTTAGTGTGCCCGATTTCGAGGCTTTTGCTGCTTTGGGACAAAAGCATGGCATTCCGGTAGTAGTTGATAATACTTTTGGAGCAGGTGGCTACCTCTGCAATCCCATCAAACATGGAGTAAATGTCGTAACCCATTCTGCTACCAAGTGGATCGGAGGGCATGGAACCAGTATCGGTGGAGTTATCGTTGATGGAGGAAACTTTGATTATGGCAGTGGAAAATTCAAGCAATTTACCGAGCCCTCTGAAGGCTATCATGGCATGGTCTTCAATGATGTATTCGGTCCTGGCAATCCATTGGGACTTCCCAATGTCGCTTATGCGATCCGCGCCAGGGTAGAAGGTCTGAGAGACTTTGGTGCAGCCCTTTCACCCTTCAATTCTTTCTTGCTGCTTCAAGGATTAGAGACCCTTTCTTTGAGAGTGCAAAGAACGGTTGACAATGCCCTTGAACTGGCGAAATGGTTTGATGCGCATCCCAAAGTAAAATCTGTAAAATATGCGGGACTGGAATCTCATGGCAGTCATGCGGCAGCCCAAAAATACCTGAATAATGGTTTCGGAGGGGTGTTTTCTGTAGAACTGGAAGGTAACCGTGAAACAACCGTTGATTTTGTCAACAGCCTGAAACTGGTGAGCCATTTGGCCAATGTAGGGGACGCAAAAACCCTGATCATTCATCCAGCTTCAACTACGCACCAGCAATTGTCTGATGCCGAGCAATTGGCATCCGGAGTTTCTCCAACAGGATTGAGAATTTCAGCGGGGATTGAGCATGTAGAAGATCTGAAAGAAGACTTCCAGCAAGCTTTTGCTTCAATTGGAGCTCCTCAGGCAGTTTAA
- the metX gene encoding homoserine O-acetyltransferase, with the protein MEVYHSTEKLILESGESLAEIELTWQSWGTLNETKDNVIWICHALTGNSDAEDWWPDLIGEGLIFDPARHFIICANMLGSCYGSTGPLSTNPESQKPYFHTFPALSNRDIVQAFDRLRKHLGIVQIEMIIGGSLGGQQVLEWGISHPDLFRHLVPVATNAFHSPWGIAFNESQRMAIAADPSWKEEDPAAGSEGLRAARAIALLSYRSYEIYNRSQEESDLSLTDNYKASSYQQYQGTKLLNRFNAFSYWTLSKAMDSQQLGRGRGGLEKALSRIQAKTLCIGISSDVLFPPQEQRFIAENIPTAEFREINSPYGHDGFLVETAQLATILKDWW; encoded by the coding sequence TTGGAAGTATACCATTCCACAGAAAAACTAATCCTCGAGAGTGGCGAAAGCCTGGCTGAAATTGAGTTGACCTGGCAAAGCTGGGGTACGCTCAATGAAACCAAAGACAATGTGATTTGGATATGCCATGCCCTGACTGGCAATTCAGATGCGGAGGATTGGTGGCCCGATCTGATTGGCGAAGGCTTGATATTCGATCCTGCCAGGCATTTTATCATTTGTGCCAATATGCTGGGTTCCTGCTATGGATCTACGGGCCCACTTTCTACCAATCCTGAAAGCCAAAAGCCATATTTTCATACCTTCCCTGCCCTCAGCAATCGAGATATCGTTCAGGCATTCGATAGGCTGAGAAAACATTTGGGCATAGTGCAGATCGAGATGATCATCGGAGGATCATTGGGCGGGCAACAAGTGCTGGAGTGGGGCATATCACATCCTGATCTTTTTCGTCATCTGGTCCCCGTCGCTACCAATGCTTTTCATTCTCCCTGGGGCATAGCCTTCAATGAGTCACAACGGATGGCCATAGCTGCTGATCCTTCGTGGAAAGAGGAAGATCCGGCTGCCGGTTCGGAAGGCTTACGCGCTGCCCGGGCCATTGCTTTGCTTTCTTATAGAAGTTATGAAATCTACAATCGTTCGCAGGAAGAAAGCGATCTCTCTTTGACAGATAATTATAAAGCCTCCAGCTATCAGCAATACCAGGGAACCAAGCTTCTCAATCGTTTCAATGCATTTAGTTACTGGACCCTGAGTAAAGCCATGGATTCCCAGCAATTGGGGCGGGGCAGGGGAGGCCTGGAAAAAGCCCTTTCCCGCATACAAGCCAAAACTCTTTGCATAGGCATCAGCTCAGATGTCCTGTTCCCACCACAAGAACAAAGATTCATTGCTGAAAATATTCCCACTGCCGAATTCAGGGAGATCAATTCCCCTTATGGGCATGATGGCTTTTTGGTAGAGACCGCCCAACTTGCTACTATCCTAAAAGACTGGTGGTAG
- a CDS encoding carboxypeptidase-like regulatory domain-containing protein, translated as MKRILYFFLLLSLCFKLKVSAQSLSSQLIDRESSEPIAYASVFFSKTSIGTTSDTRGNFSLNMSGLREVDLVVSHLGYELLSLKLKSPADLPAVIYLNRIEKKLKEVEITEKYAANRKRLLRKFKRAFLGQSPNQKKTKILNPEVLVLREQKDTIFAESLAALEVRNEALGYQIQFFLKDFQLNKNQDLSYKGEVFFEELLLEDKNLKKALKKRKKSFRISPKHFFSTLFLDELKNSEYEVKYNPPRAEGESAYFQPISFSELDIRRGRDVDTLFLDGQLGIVDKGEKNSWSAFRGENKHPISIIRSLSGYYLVSKSGNLLNPEDIEEYGSWTKLRVAELLPLDYNPGPKSLEPSYRLIDSLKAYQEIRPREKLFVHLNKYNFFSGEEIWFRAYLMDAMNHSLQSPSQVYHVELIDPKGKLIDSLSFHSVKANWGKFSLKPGIASGQYLIRAYTHYMKNRPQSYFFQEYIDIWGKEEEEESITLPSSLTEKQTMDAGRSRLSFFPEGGKLIEGQENILAFSLTGLSTNSRSTEVVVEDENRNFISSASLDHKGFGSFSFLPEKGKSYKAYLKENGRGTYSDLPPIQEAGFRLRVINNDEDFFRIKIAHSEEDALEDAFLLAHVRGALSLFIDDIEPGQIINIPKNTLITGLVEFSLFDADGELKAQRLAFNESGLAQEILEISNEGQSLSGGEIEIGLNLSDSLKTPGETQLSLSVTETLFDLQEGSSIAPYLLLESDLGMMPGSMAHFFPLNKANRKSLDLFLMSWQGKLYDWNEILSEKESLAYSPETGIKIKGYTLDGANPKKKIASSLMVNTLSESLFLEESQSDESGYFEFEAPLFLDSTLFIVQARKGNQKTESDKVKLDGRRDVEIEFLSEARPEIKLPQTKKLKQRNSLWEEYARENALAAQAAMDLLLDTVEIEARRGPDSRLYDAFNLNELDFVPQDMRGLSLLSMLKPGSRYEVDRIENEMYYLYWDRGLPQRMKVTFLINGMVTKFLSFQALSADLIDYIGIYGPVIVVQSRRNGPRSMEKLLKQGIKSFFHPGFHEGEKQFSPLAKNSTSPTKRSHAIHWEAEVKFDAEGKAKIKVPLHENTQSISIKAEGMSADGKPISGSKRIDLGKKE; from the coding sequence ATGAAAAGAATCCTCTACTTCTTCCTATTACTATCTCTATGCTTCAAGCTAAAAGTTTCCGCTCAAAGCTTATCCTCCCAGCTGATTGATCGGGAAAGTTCAGAGCCGATCGCATACGCATCTGTTTTCTTTTCTAAAACTTCTATAGGAACGACCTCTGATACCCGTGGAAATTTCAGCTTAAATATGTCGGGATTGCGAGAGGTGGATCTGGTCGTTTCACACCTGGGATATGAATTGCTTAGTCTGAAACTGAAATCTCCCGCTGATCTTCCAGCAGTAATTTACCTCAACCGAATAGAAAAGAAGCTCAAAGAAGTAGAGATCACTGAAAAATATGCTGCAAACAGAAAAAGATTGCTCAGGAAATTTAAACGGGCATTTCTAGGTCAATCCCCCAATCAAAAAAAGACGAAAATCCTGAATCCGGAAGTCCTCGTTCTTCGAGAACAAAAGGATACCATTTTTGCTGAAAGCCTTGCTGCTCTAGAGGTTCGAAATGAAGCCCTTGGCTATCAAATTCAATTCTTTCTTAAAGACTTTCAACTAAATAAAAATCAAGACCTGAGCTATAAAGGAGAAGTTTTCTTTGAAGAGCTGTTATTGGAGGATAAAAATCTAAAAAAAGCCCTCAAAAAGAGAAAGAAATCCTTTAGAATTTCCCCCAAACATTTTTTCTCAACTCTTTTTCTGGATGAATTGAAAAACAGTGAGTATGAGGTTAAATACAATCCTCCAAGAGCAGAGGGGGAAAGTGCCTATTTCCAGCCCATTAGCTTTTCTGAATTAGATATCCGCAGAGGAAGAGATGTAGACACCTTATTTTTGGATGGTCAGCTCGGCATTGTTGATAAAGGAGAAAAAAATTCCTGGTCGGCCTTTAGGGGTGAGAACAAACATCCCATATCTATCATCCGATCCCTGAGCGGTTATTATCTGGTCTCCAAGAGTGGAAATCTCCTGAATCCGGAAGATATCGAAGAATACGGTTCCTGGACAAAACTCAGGGTAGCAGAACTTCTTCCTCTGGATTACAATCCCGGTCCCAAGAGCTTGGAACCTTCTTATAGATTGATTGATAGTCTTAAGGCCTATCAGGAAATAAGGCCCAGGGAAAAGTTATTCGTACATCTCAATAAATACAATTTCTTCAGTGGAGAAGAGATTTGGTTTCGGGCCTATCTCATGGATGCGATGAATCATAGCCTTCAGAGTCCCAGCCAGGTCTATCATGTCGAACTCATAGATCCAAAAGGTAAACTGATCGACTCTCTGAGTTTTCATAGCGTTAAGGCAAATTGGGGGAAATTTTCTCTCAAACCAGGTATTGCTTCCGGTCAATACCTGATCCGGGCCTACACCCATTACATGAAAAATCGACCTCAGTCTTATTTTTTCCAGGAATATATTGATATCTGGGGCAAAGAGGAGGAAGAGGAAAGTATAACTTTGCCTTCCAGCCTGACAGAAAAACAGACCATGGATGCAGGCCGAAGTCGGCTCAGTTTTTTCCCGGAAGGAGGGAAATTAATTGAGGGGCAGGAAAATATTCTGGCCTTTAGCCTGACAGGATTATCTACCAATTCCAGAAGTACAGAAGTAGTTGTAGAAGATGAAAACAGAAACTTCATCAGTTCGGCCAGCCTTGATCACAAGGGTTTTGGCAGCTTCTCATTCTTACCAGAGAAAGGCAAGTCTTATAAAGCCTACCTCAAAGAAAATGGGAGAGGCACCTACTCCGATCTTCCTCCCATTCAGGAAGCTGGTTTCAGGTTGCGGGTGATAAACAATGATGAAGATTTCTTTCGGATAAAAATTGCACATAGTGAAGAGGATGCGCTGGAGGATGCTTTCCTACTGGCTCATGTAAGGGGAGCCTTGAGTTTATTTATAGATGATATAGAGCCAGGCCAAATCATCAACATTCCCAAAAACACCCTCATCACAGGTTTGGTAGAATTCAGTCTTTTCGATGCTGATGGTGAATTAAAAGCTCAAAGACTCGCTTTCAATGAGTCAGGTCTTGCACAAGAAATACTGGAGATAAGCAATGAAGGGCAATCTCTTTCGGGTGGTGAGATTGAGATAGGATTGAATCTGAGTGATAGCTTAAAAACTCCAGGAGAAACCCAATTGTCTCTTTCAGTTACTGAGACGCTATTTGATTTACAAGAGGGAAGTTCCATTGCTCCCTATCTATTATTAGAATCAGATCTGGGTATGATGCCGGGTAGTATGGCTCATTTTTTTCCCCTGAATAAAGCGAATCGAAAATCCCTGGATCTCTTTCTGATGAGTTGGCAAGGGAAGTTATATGATTGGAATGAAATCCTATCAGAAAAAGAATCCTTGGCCTATTCACCAGAAACGGGAATCAAGATTAAGGGCTATACCCTGGATGGAGCCAATCCTAAAAAGAAGATCGCAAGTTCCCTTATGGTCAATACCCTGAGTGAATCTCTTTTCCTGGAAGAATCTCAATCTGATGAATCCGGCTACTTTGAGTTTGAAGCTCCTTTATTTCTGGACTCCACCCTTTTTATTGTTCAGGCAAGAAAAGGCAATCAAAAAACAGAATCAGATAAAGTGAAACTTGATGGAAGAAGAGATGTAGAAATCGAATTCCTTTCTGAGGCCAGGCCGGAAATCAAGTTGCCCCAAACAAAAAAGCTGAAGCAGAGAAATAGTTTATGGGAAGAATATGCGAGAGAAAATGCCCTTGCAGCACAAGCAGCAATGGACTTGTTGCTGGACACGGTAGAAATTGAGGCAAGAAGAGGGCCTGATTCACGACTATATGATGCCTTCAACCTGAATGAGCTGGATTTTGTGCCGCAGGATATGAGGGGACTAAGTCTGCTTTCTATGCTGAAACCGGGCAGCCGATATGAGGTAGATCGCATCGAGAATGAAATGTATTACCTATACTGGGATCGAGGCTTACCTCAAAGGATGAAGGTAACTTTCCTCATTAATGGAATGGTAACTAAGTTCCTAAGTTTTCAGGCCTTGAGCGCGGACCTCATAGATTATATAGGTATCTATGGGCCTGTTATTGTGGTACAGAGTAGGCGTAACGGACCGCGTAGCATGGAAAAATTGCTAAAACAAGGGATAAAATCCTTTTTCCATCCGGGATTTCATGAAGGAGAAAAGCAATTCTCCCCATTGGCCAAAAACTCCACTTCTCCTACAAAAAGATCACATGCCATTCACTGGGAAGCAGAGGTAAAATTTGATGCGGAAGGTAAAGCCAAAATCAAGGTCCCACTACATGAAAATACCCAGAGCATTTCGATAAAAGCAGAAGGGATGTCCGCAGATGGCAAACCTATTTCCGGCAGCAAACGCATTGATTTGGGGAAGAAAGAATAA
- a CDS encoding MFS transporter: MKTLLRKTLRIYIDSYSGHPKEIWAIGIFTFINRLGTMVVPFLTVYLNTVKGFSLKEAGFLITAFGIGSLGGTFLGGKLSDKIGPNPVMTGSLFFSGICLIILQFAETFNQFFFLILLTALIGDAYRPAMSTAVGLHVPKNETGRSMSFIRIAINLGWSAASGVGGFIAATLGYNWLFWIDGSTCMLSAIYFFIVSSSWKQTHKHRAENLEKENISSVNTPPPYKDKSFLLFLLSSFLVGLGFIQWFHSIPVFIKTEWGFDERYIGMMMTLNGILIVLLEMPFVDQIEKAGKLKVSLLGGLVLLGISFLPFLLPASLYFFCLATLFFTFGEIFFFPFNNSLPINMSPESRRGEYMSWYWMSWSACSIIGPGVGLSFIDEFGYDAFWIFIILLMSLSWLIKRQIAAGIIAKHSKEKAVT; the protein is encoded by the coding sequence ATGAAAACCTTGCTACGCAAAACGCTACGGATTTACATAGATTCCTATTCCGGCCACCCGAAAGAAATCTGGGCCATTGGTATATTTACCTTTATCAATCGCCTCGGGACTATGGTAGTCCCTTTTCTGACCGTCTATCTCAACACCGTCAAAGGATTTTCCCTTAAAGAAGCGGGTTTTCTTATTACTGCTTTTGGCATCGGTTCTTTGGGAGGCACTTTTCTCGGAGGGAAACTCAGTGACAAGATAGGTCCGAATCCGGTTATGACTGGCAGCCTCTTTTTCAGTGGTATTTGCCTTATAATTTTACAGTTCGCGGAGACCTTCAACCAATTCTTCTTCCTTATTCTCCTCACAGCTTTAATTGGAGATGCCTATCGACCCGCTATGTCAACAGCCGTTGGGCTACACGTTCCCAAAAATGAGACAGGAAGAAGTATGTCTTTTATCAGGATCGCGATCAATTTAGGCTGGAGTGCGGCCTCAGGTGTAGGTGGATTCATAGCTGCAACCCTCGGCTACAATTGGCTATTCTGGATTGATGGAAGTACCTGCATGCTCTCAGCTATCTATTTCTTTATTGTCTCTAGCAGCTGGAAACAAACCCATAAACATAGGGCTGAAAATCTCGAAAAGGAAAACATTTCTTCGGTCAACACTCCTCCCCCTTATAAGGACAAAAGTTTTCTCCTGTTCTTGCTCTCCTCTTTCCTGGTGGGCCTGGGATTTATCCAGTGGTTCCATTCTATTCCTGTTTTTATAAAAACAGAGTGGGGCTTCGATGAAAGATATATAGGGATGATGATGACCCTCAATGGGATTTTGATCGTTCTATTAGAAATGCCTTTTGTTGACCAGATAGAAAAGGCAGGGAAGCTAAAAGTCTCCCTATTAGGCGGACTGGTTTTATTGGGAATATCCTTTCTCCCATTTCTATTGCCTGCTTCTCTTTACTTCTTCTGTCTGGCAACCTTGTTCTTTACCTTCGGAGAAATATTTTTCTTCCCTTTCAACAATTCGCTTCCCATAAATATGAGTCCTGAAAGTCGAAGAGGAGAATATATGTCCTGGTATTGGATGTCCTGGTCTGCCTGTAGCATTATTGGGCCGGGCGTGGGATTGAGTTTTATAGATGAATTTGGCTATGATGCTTTTTGGATATTCATTATTTTACTTATGAGCCTTAGTTGGCTGATAAAGAGGCAAATCGCAGCAGGAATCATTGCAAAACATAGTAAGGAAAAGGCAGTTACTTAA
- a CDS encoding TMEM175 family protein, producing the protein MTFLHSKSRLEGISDAVFAFAATLLVVSLEVPSSFKLLKAQLSGFLSFGISFFALILIWKVHYNFFRRTDYVDNWVIAFNMFLLFVVLYFVYPLKFLANLPFMGKAISIDDFSTLFQLYSLGFSLMFLCITLMYGRAGLKTQEAVPRKKLLFYMRHFGIFVFMGIVSMLLASFKIGLFYALPGIVYAMLGPLCWFHGVKFPYEEAKD; encoded by the coding sequence ATGACTTTCCTGCATTCCAAAAGCCGTCTTGAAGGCATAAGCGATGCCGTATTCGCATTCGCTGCTACGCTACTCGTGGTTTCGCTGGAAGTGCCTTCCAGTTTTAAATTACTCAAGGCGCAATTGAGTGGATTTCTGAGTTTTGGAATCAGTTTTTTTGCCCTCATTCTGATTTGGAAAGTGCATTACAATTTCTTTCGCCGAACTGACTATGTGGACAATTGGGTGATCGCCTTCAATATGTTCTTGCTATTTGTGGTCCTTTATTTTGTTTATCCCCTCAAGTTTCTGGCAAATTTACCTTTCATGGGAAAAGCCATAAGCATAGATGACTTCTCCACCCTTTTCCAATTATACAGCCTGGGATTCTCCCTGATGTTTCTATGTATCACGCTCATGTATGGAAGGGCGGGTCTCAAAACACAGGAAGCTGTTCCTAGAAAAAAGCTTCTGTTTTACATGCGGCATTTTGGGATTTTTGTCTTTATGGGAATAGTCTCGATGCTACTGGCTTCCTTTAAAATAGGCCTGTTCTATGCATTGCCTGGTATCGTATATGCCATGTTGGGACCCTTGTGCTGGTTTCACGGAGTAAAGTTTCCCTATGAGGAAGCGAAAGATTGA
- a CDS encoding cyclase family protein translates to MKKYQDLSHNIRDGLISYKGLPAPLVCDFLSREESRKTYQHGETFHIAKIEMVANTGTYIDCPFHRYEEGEGFGSIEIARMSDLEGIMISVSHKDRLAIEKSDFEGLDLKGKAVLVHTDWDQYWEQDQYFENHPFLTEAAAVYLKEQEISLLGIDALNVDDTSENARSVHSILLGAGILIVEHLCELSKIKDKEFLFSALPPKFEGVGSFPVRAYAEILS, encoded by the coding sequence ATGAAGAAGTACCAGGATCTAAGTCATAATATTCGGGATGGGCTTATCTCCTACAAAGGTTTGCCTGCTCCTTTGGTTTGTGATTTTCTGAGTCGGGAAGAAAGCCGAAAAACGTATCAGCATGGAGAGACTTTCCATATTGCAAAAATCGAGATGGTCGCCAATACCGGAACCTATATCGATTGCCCCTTTCATCGATACGAAGAAGGAGAAGGTTTTGGAAGTATTGAAATAGCCAGGATGTCAGACCTGGAGGGGATCATGATTTCCGTTTCGCATAAAGATCGCCTGGCTATAGAGAAATCAGATTTTGAAGGACTGGACCTAAAAGGCAAAGCCGTTTTGGTGCATACCGATTGGGATCAGTATTGGGAACAGGATCAATACTTTGAAAATCACCCTTTTCTAACAGAAGCTGCAGCAGTATACCTCAAAGAACAAGAGATTTCCTTGTTGGGAATAGATGCGTTAAACGTAGATGATACAAGTGAAAATGCCAGGTCAGTTCACAGTATCTTATTGGGAGCGGGAATTTTGATCGTTGAACATCTCTGTGAATTGAGCAAAATCAAAGACAAAGAATTTCTCTTTTCAGCTTTACCTCCCAAGTTTGAAGGTGTCGGCAGTTTTCCTGTCCGAGCCTATGCTGAAATTCTTAGCTAA